A segment of the Corvus hawaiiensis isolate bCorHaw1 chromosome 16, bCorHaw1.pri.cur, whole genome shotgun sequence genome:
ATTTGTTTAGTACCTGCATGTTAAATCTGAAGGCTTTGTTGGCCTCTTCCACGATCCTTTCCTTGGTGTTCTTGTCGAAGTCCAGAGCATTCATTCTTGCCCTATAAAGCTGCTTGAACTTCTGTGCATTGGAAATGTTGTCAAACACGTAGAATTGGATCCCTTCCTCAGTACTGGGCAACTTCAGGGCCCTCTGGGCTACCTTCTTCAGCACCTGGCCACCTGAGAGGTCCCCCATGTAGCGTGTGTAAGCATGAGCCACCAGAAGCTCTGGCTCGTGTTGTCCCACATGATGGATTCTGTCCACATACTGCTGAGTTGCCTCTGAACACTGgatcttttctttccagtcttCTCCATAGAAATATTTGAGGTCTTTGGCCAACGCTTCTCTCCGGTGAAGCTCTACGGGGAAATACAGAGGAGCAAAGACTGGGTTGTTCTTGTTGCGATCCATCTCCTCTTCCAGAGCAGAGTAGGTGAAGTGCAGGGCCACGGTGGCCAGCTATGGACAGAGCACAGCTCATGTGAGAAGCTGGTCACTAGATGGGCACAGCTCATCTCATGACTACTCCTGCATGGAATTGGGGTAAACAAGAGGAAACCCCCAGGCCCGGCACAAAaccagcaggcactgctggaagGAGCAAAGGCTCTGCTCTATCTACCGCCCTAACAcccccagggctgtggggctcTGCCTTGAGTCTGCATCAGTCACTGGGTACATCAAAGAGATGGGGAGCAGAGCAACACTCACCTTGAAGAGCTCCTTCTTGATCCGCCCCTTCAGGAAGTCCTTGACAAACTGAGTGTTCTCCGCACGGTCGTGCGATTCCTTTGTCCcctccttcagcagctctgaaaggtCCATGGGGCTGCAGGCAAACAGGAGAGCTCCTTTCACCCCGCTGCCACACACAGCAATGAGTTTATCCCTGCTGTGTTTGGAGGGATCTCCCACTCTCTACCATCCCAGTTCAGAGAATATAAAAGCTGGGACCCTCAGGCCACCCCACAGGTTGACCTGGCACCTGCTGGAGGAAGCAGCAGGTTGGCAGCAGCCCATGTGCCAACCATACTTGCCACTCCAAGCAGGCTGGGGCTTACCAGGGGCTCTGGCCCAGGATGCTGAAGCAACTGCCAAGGACCCTCTGATCCCTGCACCATGACTTCTGCTTCTCATCCATGTGAGCCCAACAACACTACACAAGCATATGGGGAGCGACTATCAGGGCAGGCTCAAGGGCATGGGGGCCTTGGTGGcatctgctgctggagaagaaagaaggctcaggTGGGAGCAAATGCATGCACAGGCAGGTCCCCAGCTTTCCCAACTTGGATATCAACTGCTGGAGAAGAGATAAGAGCTGAATGGCAAAACAGGGCAAGAA
Coding sequences within it:
- the HMOX2 gene encoding heme oxygenase 2; amino-acid sequence: MPSAVESLEGGEEDILRYEEIEGDPVSPMDLSELLKEGTKESHDRAENTQFVKDFLKGRIKKELFKLATVALHFTYSALEEEMDRNKNNPVFAPLYFPVELHRREALAKDLKYFYGEDWKEKIQCSEATQQYVDRIHHVGQHEPELLVAHAYTRYMGDLSGGQVLKKVAQRALKLPSTEEGIQFYVFDNISNAQKFKQLYRARMNALDFDKNTKERIVEEANKAFRFNMQVFDELDKIGRSLAEEAQDGGFPVHDGKGDIRKCPYYADKLGTAGPGCPFHAAVGLARQPLVQLVLAACVAVAAGAAAWYIL